In uncultured Methanobrevibacter sp., the DNA window TTTCAATTTTTTTTCAATTTTTTGAGTTACAAATTTGATTTTTTTTATAGATTTTTAAATTAAGTTTATATGCAATGAGTTAACATATATAATAATGTTAATAATTTTTTATATAATTTAATTATTTTATTCATATAAAAAATTTTTAGAATTTCAATGATAATATCATTTTTTTCATTACGAAGGTATTTTTATGTTAGAAAAGGAAGTCAAACAATATAAGAGAGGAAACAGTTTCACTTACCGTATCGACCTATCAAAAAAAGATAATTTTGAAGGTGGAGAGAAGGTAATGATTCTTAGGTTAAGTGAATATGAATCTTATCTGCAGGAGATTGATGATCTCAAGGCTAAAATTGATGATAATAAAAATACCATTTCAGATTTGAAGCAATCACGCAGTGAAGCGGATTCTTCCATAAATGAAATTATGGAACAAAGGAATCAGGAAATTTCAGAAAAGAATAAGGAAATCATGGACCTGGTTGAAGAAAACAAATCTGCCATTGCAAAATGCTATGAAATTATTGATGAAAAAGATCAGCTTATCAAACAGGCTAATGAAGAGATTAGGCTTGAAAGGGCAAAGTCTGATTTAGCTCAGCAAAAGGCTGAAGAAAATCTCCTTGAAGAGAGAAAAAGACATGATGAACTTGTCTTGGAAAAAGACAAGGAATTGCATAATGTCAACCAGCAGCTTCAAGATAGCCTTAAGGAAATCGCTTATAAGGATCAATTGTTAACTGCAGATAGACTTTTAATTGACAGATATAAAAACAGAAGTTTCATTGATCGTTTATTAAACAGGCAACCTGATGACAGTGACTTGCAAATAGAGAGCAAGCCAAAGGAAACCTATGTTTTGGAAGCTGAAAAAACAGATGAATAAGTTTTCATCTTCTATTTTTTATTCTATTTTTACATTTTTCTAATATTTTATTCTAATTTCTCTATTTTTTCATTCTAATAATTGTAATGTCATTTTATTTTTGAGGATATGCAATTCATATGCATTTTCAATTCATTGAGTTGTATTTTTCGATTAATTTTTATTGTAACTCTTAGACATATATTTCAACTGTATAATGAGTTAACCTGTTATTATCATTTTTTGCCAATTTTAGGGCCAGAAATTCCTTGACGTAAATTTCAAGTGTAAATTTTTTTAATATTTTTTTAAGATTTTTCAAATGTTATTATCAAAACATAATCATGTTAATTTATTTTCATTATCATTTCAAATCTTTTGTAATATCATTTATTTTAAGGATTTTTCTCGATTTTTTTCTCTAAAAAAATGATATTATCATAAAATTTTCTTAAATTTTCTAAAATTTTTCAAGATTTTCATCAATTTTTAATGATTTTTTGTATTACTTAAAGATTTTTTATCTATTGGAAAATTTGTTTTATATTTTTCAAATTATTCTTCTTAAAAAATCAGTTTTTCTCAATATCATGTAAATTTTTCATCTTCTCAAAATATTTTCCTACATACTTTTTCTCTTTTTCATTGGAAAATTTTTTGCATGTTTTAATATGAAATTCTATGATTATTTAAAAAATCCTTAAAACCCTCTTCAAGCCTTTTAAAAAACTTATTATAATAGTTTAAACAAAATCAAAAATAATGCTTTTATAAAAGGGGTTTTTATGAACTATAATTTTAAAAATGGAAACTTTGATCTATTTCATCCGCTGATTGTTGTTGTCATGACAATCCTATTTCTAATCATAGCTATGCCTATGTGGTATTTTTATCGTGAATTGCCTACCCCTAATTTGGATTTGTATCTTTATATTGGTTTAGGGCTTTTGTTCTTTATTTTTGGTATTTGTCTATCTAACTGCATATTAAAAAAGAATTTTAAAATCGATACAGTTTTATCCTTTAAAAAAATTTTAAGTGCTGAAAAATTATCTTTATTTGATAATTATTCTAAAAATGAATTGATTCTTGTAGGGCTTGTATCATTAGGTATTCTATTGCAGATTATAAACATAGCATTATTAGGAGGCATACCTCTTTTCTCAGCAACATTAAAGGCAAAGGCAGCAACTAAAATTTGGCTCATATCTTACATAATTTTCTTGCCTTCCATCAATGTCTTGCTTGCAAAATACAATAGAAAATCACATTATCTATTGTTGTTAATTGGTTTAGTATTGTTTGCTCTTACTGGATACAGAACCACTCCTATTGCAATCATGCTATCTGCACTCATTACCTTGTATTACACAAGGGATGTTGATGTGAAATACATAATTTTAGCTATTTTGGCTATTGCAGTTGTGCTTTTGGCTGTGGGATTCATAGCAGTTCAAGCCATCAGCTGGCAACATTGGTCATTGAATCCAATTGAATTGGTCTCTTATAGGGCAGCATTTACATTGAATGTGCTTTCCAAGGCAATTGAAAATCAATTCACTACAATGGGAAATCTATTCTACACAACATTGACAGGATTCTTTACACATTCAGATGCAAGAGTCCTAGTAGGCCAAGCAACAATCGGCAGAGTTCATTCAATAACCTCTACAATATTCGGTCCTGCACTACTTGATTTCGGTATTGTGGGAATGCTTATTCAAATGTTTTTAATTGGCCTTATCCTAAAGACCTTACATAGCATACAAAATCATAGTAAAAGCATCTTTACAGCATTTTATGGAATTTTACTTGCACAAACAATCATCTGGATAGAAACAGGCCCAACTGATGTTGTGGTTTGGCTATTCTATTTAATTGGCATTTTCCTCATCATCCATTTTTTAAGGGGTGCTAATCATGAAATCTAAAAATATTGCTATTGCAGGAGAAATCACTCCCTCTAAAACAATCATTCCTATCATAGAAAAACTTAAGGAACGTGAAGCAGAAGGCAAATTAAGCTTCAAGATCAATAAGATAATTGGCCTTTATCATGGTGAATCATCAAGAGATTTCCTCGAACCTTATTGCAGTGAAACATATTCTATTGGAGAAGGAAGAAGAGGTAAAAAAAATTCTACAGGAAAATTGGCATACCTCATTTCAAAGGATATCTTAAAGTCATTCAATGCCCTTAAAGGGAAGGATATAGATTTGCTGATTACTGCAGGAAATGCAGGTGATGTCAGAAAAGCCATTGTCGCTGCAAATATTTTGAAAATTCCAGTTTTGCATATAGAGCAGGATATTTACAATCCGATAGAAGTAATTTCACAAGCCAACCTTGTAACTGTTCCTTCAAATGCCTATAAGGAATATATGGAGAACCATTATGGACTGAAAAATGTTGTCAATATCGAGGGTTATCCTATGGCAAAATATGTTGACAACTTTATAAAAGAAGATAATTTAATCGATAAGGATGAAATCTACGGAGAATATGGAATGAAGGAATTTGTCCTTGTGGTTCTTGGTGGAGATTTGAAGGATGATGATATTGAACCATTGATACGGTCTGTAGAAGAGCTTAATCTTAAGGCATTGATTGCACCTTACAGGTTTGATAGGGATATGGTTAAGGAATTGGTTCTATCACCCAACATCAAGATTTTGCCTCAGTATGTGGACATGTTAAGCTTTATGAATGCTGCATCCCACCTAATATATGCTGCAGGTATGGGAATGACCATTGAAGCGGGAGTATTCAACATTCCATCATTAAAGATAGAAGGATTCCATAAAACCCATGGAAGTGTGGATTTGGCAAAGGAACTTAATATACCAATCGTAAAAATAGATGAAATCCCAGAGGCCTTTGAAAATCTCCCAGACCAAAAGGAATCTGATCTTGTAAAGAATAGTGAGATGGCTATTGAGAGATTAGCGGATTTGATAAATGATTTTGATGAGAAATCACTAAAAAGAAGCGGTTTTAAATCCACTAAGCAAATTTGGAACAGCCGTAAAGTATACAGATAATTTTATTTTTATCTCTAATTTTTAACTTTTTTTGATTGCATTCTCCTTCATATTTTTTAATTTCAATTTTCTTTTTTTAATCAGCATCTTCTTTCATGGTTTCAAGCAAAAAGCTTACAGGACGGAAACCATCATTGCATGAGATCATAGCGGATTTCTTGTTCTTCATCCAACCATCGTAAAAGTCTTCTGCACCATTTGCCAAAGCCATTACAAATGGGGATAAGACTTCCCATGCACTAGGACAGAAGTTTTCTGGCTTTTCCCAACCATTTGCTATGAAGACATCTCCACATTCAACATCGCATTCATGTTCCAATGGATTTTCATACTCTTCAATCAAGTCATCATGCCTTACTTTTTTCATGACTGTAATCTTAACTTTTTTCAATTGATTCACCTAAAACTTTAGTATTTTTTAATTATTTTTTATTTCTTATCATTTAAATATTTTAAAAATTGAAAACCAAAACAATACTTAAATAAATCATCAAAAAATTTTAAATATCATAATCCCTTTAAATTTAAATGGAATACTATTTTTTTTAATTGGTAGGAAAGGTTTTAGAATGGAGATGAGGATGGATAAAAAATTAATAATCAGATACATTTTACTTATTCTTGGGGTGACAATAATGTCTTTAGGCATTGCATTATCTCTTAAGTCCACTTTAGGAACTCCCCCTATATCATGCATTCCTGCTGTTCTGGCTGTTGCTTTTCCTTGGACTGTAGGAGAATTCACAATAATTTTCAATGCCTTGCTTGTCATATTCCAAATGGTGCTTTTGAGAAAAATCACATTATCACAAATAGCTCAAATGCTTGTCTGCATTCTATTTGGCTATATGATTGATTTTAACTTAGTTCTCATTGATTTCATCAATCCAACAAATTATATAATCCAATGGATCTTGCTTATAATAAGCTGCCTTGTTCTTGCATTCGGGCTTGTCATTGAAGTAAAGTCAGACATTACCATGCTTCCAGGAGACGGTGCTGTAGTGGCGATAGGTGAAGTGCTGAACAAGGATTGGGGTAAGGTCAAGCCATTTTTTGATGTTACTGTTGTAAGTATTGGTGTCATTTTGGCATTGGTATTCATAGGCCACCTTGAGGGGGTTCGTGAAGGAACCATTTTTTCAGCTATTACAGTTGGTTTCATCATTCAATTTTACAACAATATTTTTGGTGAAAAAATTGATAATTATCTAGAAGAATAATTATATTTTTTTTAAAATCTTGGTAATTTTTTCAAGATTCAAAATTTTTTAGATTAGATTATATATTCCTTATTTTCCTAAAATACTTTATTTCTGTTCTTTATTTTTTCCATTAATTTTTCATAAATTTTAAAAAAAATTATTCTAATATATAAAGTTTTTTATTTGTTTTTTTACATTAACTTTATAATAAGCAAATACTATAAATATTATTGTGATATTATGGTAGTTAAAATCGCTATATTAAGAAGTGGTAATATTGGTACTTCACCAATATTAGATTTATTATTAGACGAAAGAGCAGACAGACCAAACATCGACGTAAGAGTATTTGGATCTGGAGCAAAAATGAACCCTGAACAAGTCGAAGACGTTGTACCTAAATTCAAACAATTCGACCCAGATTTCTGTATTTTCATTAGCCCAAACCCAGCAGCACCTGGTCCAGCTAGAGCAAGAGAATTATTATCTGCAGAAGATATTCCTGCTATTATCATCGGTGACGCTCCTGGTAAAGGTAAGAAAGATGAAATGGACGAACAAGGTTTAGGTTACATTATTGTAATGGCAGACCCAATGATCGGTGCAAAAAGAGAATGGTTAGACCCAACTGAAATGGCTATTTTCAACGCTGACATCATTAAAGTATTAGCAGAAACCGGTGCTTTAAGATTAGTACAAAAAACCATTGACGGTGTAATCGAAGCTGTTGAAGCAGGTAACGAAATCGAATTACCTAAACTCATTGTAACTGCTGAAAAAGCTGTAGAAGCTGCTAAATTCCAAAACCCATACGCAAAAGCAAAAGCTATTGCTGCATACGAAATGGCTGGTGCTGTAGCAGGTTTAGACATGAAAGGTTGTTTCATGACCAAAGGTTTCGAAAACTTCATTCCTTTAGTAGCTGCTGCTCACGAAATGGCTGCATGCGCTGCTGCATTAGCAGCTGAAGCAAGAGAAATTGAAAAATCCAACGACACTGTATTAAGAACCCCTCACATGAAAGAAGGTAACGTTGGTTGCAAACTCGATTTAATCAGCAAACCAGAATAAGTGTATTGGATTAAGTAGCTTTTTAGCTACTTATTTTTCTTTTTTCTTTTTTAAAACAAATTCAAATCAAATCAAATAAATCAAATCTCAAATCAAAAATCAAAATTTACTTTTTTTCTTTTATTTTAACACAATTTCAAAACTTTGTATGCCAATGTTTTATTCGTATAATTACTAACTTTTTTTCATTAAATTTTTTAAAATAATTGCCTTGGCGTAAAAAGTGTATATGTTAAAAATAGAATAATGTTTTAAAAATTGAAAGTTTATATAAATAAACTTTAAAGGATTTGAAAATTAAACAAAGAGTAAAATTAAAAAAAGACTAACTAAGAAAAAAAGAAATAAAAAGATATTCTAAAGAACACCTTTTGTACTTAAAATTTCATCGTGCTCAATTTTGCATCCATCATATAATGATTTTGCAAATGCCTTGAAAAGAGCTTCTGCCTTGTGGTGGTCATTTGCACCTTCACAGGTTCCATATATATTGATCTTACCACTGGAAGCAAAGGATTCAAAGAAGTGAACTACAACATCACTGCTTAAGTCACCAATCTTGTCATGCTTGAAATCCAAATCCATATTGCAGTAGCTGCGGCCGCTGATGTCTATAGCAAAAGTTGCAACGGAATCATCCATAGGGACTATTGCATGACCCATTCTTCTTATTCCTTTCTTGTCGCCAATAGCTTCTGCGAAAGCTTCACCTAACAATATGCCAACATCCTCTACAGTGTGGTGATCATCGATTTCAATATCACCGATTGCCTTAATGTTTAAATCCATAAAGCTGTGTTTG includes these proteins:
- a CDS encoding oligosaccharide repeat unit polymerase family protein; protein product: MNYNFKNGNFDLFHPLIVVVMTILFLIIAMPMWYFYRELPTPNLDLYLYIGLGLLFFIFGICLSNCILKKNFKIDTVLSFKKILSAEKLSLFDNYSKNELILVGLVSLGILLQIINIALLGGIPLFSATLKAKAATKIWLISYIIFLPSINVLLAKYNRKSHYLLLLIGLVLFALTGYRTTPIAIMLSALITLYYTRDVDVKYIILAILAIAVVLLAVGFIAVQAISWQHWSLNPIELVSYRAAFTLNVLSKAIENQFTTMGNLFYTTLTGFFTHSDARVLVGQATIGRVHSITSTIFGPALLDFGIVGMLIQMFLIGLILKTLHSIQNHSKSIFTAFYGILLAQTIIWIETGPTDVVVWLFYLIGIFLIIHFLRGANHEI
- a CDS encoding TIGR04076 family protein — its product is MKKVKITVMKKVRHDDLIEEYENPLEHECDVECGDVFIANGWEKPENFCPSAWEVLSPFVMALANGAEDFYDGWMKNKKSAMISCNDGFRPVSFLLETMKEDAD
- a CDS encoding YitT family protein, translated to MDKKLIIRYILLILGVTIMSLGIALSLKSTLGTPPISCIPAVLAVAFPWTVGEFTIIFNALLVIFQMVLLRKITLSQIAQMLVCILFGYMIDFNLVLIDFINPTNYIIQWILLIISCLVLAFGLVIEVKSDITMLPGDGAVVAIGEVLNKDWGKVKPFFDVTVVSIGVILALVFIGHLEGVREGTIFSAITVGFIIQFYNNIFGEKIDNYLEE
- a CDS encoding F420-dependent methylenetetrahydromethanopterin dehydrogenase; its protein translation is MVVKIAILRSGNIGTSPILDLLLDERADRPNIDVRVFGSGAKMNPEQVEDVVPKFKQFDPDFCIFISPNPAAPGPARARELLSAEDIPAIIIGDAPGKGKKDEMDEQGLGYIIVMADPMIGAKREWLDPTEMAIFNADIIKVLAETGALRLVQKTIDGVIEAVEAGNEIELPKLIVTAEKAVEAAKFQNPYAKAKAIAAYEMAGAVAGLDMKGCFMTKGFENFIPLVAAAHEMAACAAALAAEAREIEKSNDTVLRTPHMKEGNVGCKLDLISKPE
- the hisB gene encoding imidazoleglycerol-phosphate dehydratase HisB; the protein is MTRTAKVSRKTSETDIEIELNIDGTGKYDIDTGVNFFNHMLESFSKHSFMDLNIKAIGDIEIDDHHTVEDVGILLGEAFAEAIGDKKGIRRMGHAIVPMDDSVATFAIDISGRSYCNMDLDFKHDKIGDLSSDVVVHFFESFASSGKINIYGTCEGANDHHKAEALFKAFAKSLYDGCKIEHDEILSTKGVL